A DNA window from Agarivorans sp. TSD2052 contains the following coding sequences:
- the menB gene encoding 1,4-dihydroxy-2-naphthoyl-CoA synthase has protein sequence MTKIDNSAVNWLNADNGYSDIRYHKSRCGIAKITINRPQVRNAFTPLTVQEMMHALHDARIDPEIGVIILTGEGELAFCSGGDQSVRGDYGGYKDDQGTHHLNVLDFQRQIRTCPKPVVAMVAGYAVGGGHVLHMMCDLTIAADNAKFGQTGPKVGSFDGGWGASYMARIVGQKKAREIWFLCRMYDAQEALDMGLVNTVVPYAELEKETVQWCREMLQNSPMALRCLKAALNADCDGQAGLQELAGNATMLFYMTEEGQEGRNAFNEKRPPEFSKFKRNP, from the coding sequence ATGACTAAGATTGATAACTCCGCTGTAAATTGGTTGAATGCCGACAATGGATACAGCGATATCCGCTACCACAAGTCACGCTGCGGCATCGCCAAAATTACCATTAATCGCCCTCAAGTACGCAATGCTTTTACCCCCTTAACGGTACAAGAAATGATGCACGCCTTACACGATGCGCGAATTGACCCAGAGATTGGCGTCATCATTTTAACCGGTGAAGGTGAGCTAGCATTCTGTTCGGGTGGCGATCAGTCAGTACGTGGAGATTACGGCGGTTACAAAGACGATCAGGGCACCCATCACCTCAATGTGCTAGATTTCCAACGGCAAATTCGCACTTGTCCGAAACCGGTGGTTGCCATGGTAGCGGGATACGCAGTGGGCGGCGGTCATGTATTGCATATGATGTGTGATTTAACCATTGCCGCCGACAATGCTAAATTTGGCCAAACAGGGCCCAAAGTGGGTTCATTTGATGGCGGCTGGGGTGCCAGCTACATGGCGCGTATCGTCGGCCAGAAGAAAGCCCGTGAAATTTGGTTCTTGTGTCGCATGTACGACGCCCAAGAGGCCTTAGACATGGGCTTAGTAAACACCGTAGTGCCCTACGCCGAACTGGAAAAAGAAACCGTGCAATGGTGCAGAGAAATGCTTCAGAACAGCCCAATGGCACTGCGCTGCTTAAAGGCAGCGCTCAATGCTGACTGCGATGGCCAAGCAGGCTTACAAGAGCTTGCTGGGAATGCCACTATGCTATTCTATATGACAGAAGAAGGTCAGGAAGGGCGTAATGCCTTTAATGAAAAGCGGCCGCCAGAATTTAGTAAATTTAAGCGGAACCCTTAA
- the menC gene encoding o-succinylbenzoate synthase, translating into MLCHWKSATLSRYSQALTKPLQLGPLQISHRQGLYLDIQFSDGRIGRGEIAPLPGFSDENLAQAEQQIIDCLQGHTQRKLYPSVAFGLDCAMAGLPPESPIQVAYPLLTGDLTDCQQVLNKGHITLAKLKVARHSPKHDIQLIQQLQQQYPSLTLRLDANQGWIWNQAVFVLESIDLSRIEYVEEPLNNSQQCAMLAARTQVGIALDETLQDSTYRYHYFEGLRCLVIKPSLVGSWHRTINLIEQASADKVKCVLSSACETETGLAWIQTLAKQYTPDEAPGLDTFKAFADTPREIELIQEFTHSR; encoded by the coding sequence ATGTTATGTCACTGGAAAAGTGCCACGCTAAGCCGTTATAGCCAAGCGTTAACCAAACCCTTGCAGCTTGGGCCTCTACAAATAAGCCATCGACAAGGCTTATACCTAGACATTCAATTTAGCGATGGTCGAATTGGTCGGGGAGAAATTGCCCCCCTGCCTGGCTTTAGTGATGAGAATTTAGCCCAAGCAGAGCAACAAATCATCGACTGTTTGCAAGGACATACCCAACGCAAACTGTATCCCAGTGTGGCCTTTGGTCTAGATTGTGCGATGGCAGGCCTACCACCTGAATCGCCAATTCAAGTGGCTTACCCCCTATTAACGGGTGATTTAACTGACTGCCAGCAAGTACTTAACAAAGGTCATATTACGCTGGCCAAACTCAAAGTGGCTCGGCACTCTCCGAAACACGACATCCAGCTGATTCAACAATTACAACAACAATACCCCTCACTCACCTTGCGCTTAGATGCCAATCAAGGGTGGATTTGGAACCAAGCTGTTTTTGTTTTAGAAAGTATCGATTTAAGCCGAATTGAATACGTTGAAGAGCCACTAAACAACAGTCAACAATGCGCTATGCTAGCTGCCCGCACTCAAGTAGGTATCGCATTAGACGAAACCTTGCAAGATAGCACTTATCGCTACCACTACTTTGAAGGTTTACGCTGTTTAGTCATCAAGCCCAGTTTAGTCGGATCTTGGCATCGCACCATTAATCTGATTGAACAAGCCAGCGCTGATAAGGTTAAGTGCGTATTAAGCTCAGCCTGCGAAACAGAAACAGGGCTGGCTTGGATCCAAACCCTAGCCAAACAATACACTCCTGATGAAGCGCCAGGCTTAGACACTTTTAAAGCCTTTGCTGACACCCCCCGCGAGATAGAACTCATTCAAGAGTTTACACATAGCCGTTAA
- the menD gene encoding 2-succinyl-5-enolpyruvyl-6-hydroxy-3-cyclohexene-1-carboxylic-acid synthase, with product MKKNINIAWAEWLIEDCVRHGIEHFCIAPGSRSTPLTLAVANHPKCISHCHFDERGLGFFALGVAKAKAQTVALITTSGTAVANLYPAVIEAKQSAVPLLVLSADRPHELIAVGANQAIEQLGIFANYPVYQAQLAEPSLSLSPRSMLTELGHALAVQQQTTGPVHLNCPYREPFYPEQAQQDLRQQANELAPWLAGSQPYYQQLSAEPLAPPASDWHQLKIESKVLVVIGQQAREQSQAIIAWAQQAGWPVVADCQSHWQQSDTRKGIISQAELLLANQHFAQHADAELIIQFGGKLVSKRLNQWLAASNARHYLIDTLPQRINSAHRAQQRWQCQAKSWLAAHPVTSGLSNAHYLELWQAAQQQLAPVINRALVDYSELAICQQISRLQADNTALFMGNSMIVRMFELLGQDCKAKHYFSNRGASGIDGLLATSSGINQALHTSTTLVIGDTSLLHDLNSLALASRCQSNLIIVLFNNQGGEIFKLLPALAEPNKHHQLANDYYQLPHNTQFAAAANTFNLPYLKVANIEQFVQAFKHSQQQPGASLIEVSFTSGDASTRYKNLIIEVSSKDAL from the coding sequence TTGAAAAAGAACATTAATATTGCCTGGGCTGAGTGGTTAATAGAAGACTGCGTACGCCACGGTATTGAGCACTTTTGCATTGCACCGGGCTCTCGCTCAACCCCCTTAACGTTAGCGGTGGCCAATCACCCCAAGTGCATTAGCCATTGCCACTTTGACGAGCGAGGCTTAGGCTTTTTTGCTTTAGGTGTGGCCAAAGCAAAGGCACAAACTGTGGCGCTAATCACCACCTCTGGCACCGCGGTGGCTAACTTATATCCAGCGGTCATAGAGGCTAAGCAAAGCGCCGTTCCGCTGCTGGTTCTTAGCGCAGACCGCCCCCATGAATTAATTGCGGTAGGCGCTAACCAAGCGATAGAGCAGTTGGGTATTTTTGCTAACTATCCGGTATATCAAGCGCAACTGGCCGAACCCAGCTTAAGTCTCTCACCACGAAGCATGCTAACAGAGCTTGGCCATGCCTTAGCGGTGCAGCAACAGACTACCGGTCCGGTGCACTTAAATTGCCCCTACCGTGAACCGTTTTACCCTGAACAGGCGCAACAAGATCTTCGCCAGCAAGCGAATGAACTCGCGCCTTGGCTCGCAGGATCGCAGCCTTACTATCAACAACTCAGCGCTGAGCCGCTAGCGCCCCCTGCCAGTGATTGGCATCAACTAAAGATTGAGAGCAAAGTACTGGTCGTGATCGGCCAACAAGCAAGAGAACAAAGCCAAGCCATTATCGCTTGGGCTCAACAGGCTGGCTGGCCAGTAGTAGCCGATTGTCAAAGCCACTGGCAACAAAGTGACACTCGCAAGGGAATTATTAGCCAAGCAGAATTGTTACTCGCCAATCAGCACTTTGCACAGCACGCTGACGCCGAATTGATTATTCAGTTTGGCGGTAAATTAGTCTCTAAACGCCTAAACCAATGGCTAGCGGCATCAAACGCAAGGCATTACTTGATTGATACGCTACCACAGCGAATAAATTCCGCTCACAGAGCACAACAACGTTGGCAGTGCCAAGCCAAGTCATGGTTAGCCGCTCATCCGGTAACAAGTGGCTTATCCAATGCCCACTACTTAGAGTTATGGCAAGCTGCCCAGCAACAACTAGCGCCTGTGATTAATCGCGCTCTAGTCGATTATTCTGAGCTAGCAATATGTCAGCAAATATCTCGATTACAAGCAGATAATACCGCGCTATTTATGGGGAATAGTATGATAGTGCGTATGTTTGAGTTGCTTGGGCAAGACTGTAAAGCCAAACACTACTTTAGCAACCGTGGAGCCTCTGGGATTGATGGCCTACTCGCTACCAGTAGCGGAATTAACCAAGCGCTGCACACATCCACTACCTTGGTGATTGGCGATACCTCTCTTCTACATGATTTAAACTCTTTAGCCTTAGCCAGTCGCTGTCAGTCTAATTTAATCATCGTGCTATTTAATAACCAAGGTGGAGAGATCTTCAAGCTGCTTCCCGCGCTTGCTGAGCCAAATAAGCACCACCAATTGGCCAATGACTATTACCAGCTCCCTCATAACACTCAGTTTGCAGCGGCGGCTAACACCTTTAACTTACCTTATCTTAAAGTCGCTAACATCGAGCAGTTTGTCCAAGCCTTTAAACACTCCCAACAGCAACCAGGTGCCAGTTTAATTGAGGTAAGTTTTACCTCTGGGGATGCCAGCACCCGCTATAAAAATTTAATCATAGAGGTGAGCTCTAAAGATGCACTTTAG
- the menH gene encoding 2-succinyl-6-hydroxy-2,4-cyclohexadiene-1-carboxylate synthase produces the protein MHFSVYGQHQLPCLVLLHGFLGSGSDWRAVIAALSQHYYCVTIDIPGHGMSAQQRLKPRAAFKDFSHQLSACLKRLKVTHYSLLGYSLGGRLALHHALLAPKGLQQLIIESAHTGLSDDQERKQRLDHDKKWAERWLTEPLEKLLDDWYQQGIFANLSSEQRQQLITKRSQQDRQGIAATQVACSVGLQADLAQQLGRLKMPLDFIGGSLDNKYQGLAKQLSQNTPSLRWHSINNAGHNCHFEQPTLFLQQLSQCLKNHRE, from the coding sequence ATGCACTTTAGTGTTTATGGCCAACACCAACTTCCTTGCTTGGTATTACTGCACGGCTTTTTGGGCAGCGGTAGTGACTGGCGCGCAGTCATCGCAGCGCTAAGCCAGCACTATTACTGTGTCACTATAGATATTCCCGGACATGGAATGAGCGCCCAACAACGCTTAAAACCACGAGCCGCTTTTAAAGACTTTAGTCATCAACTAAGTGCCTGCCTTAAAAGGTTAAAAGTCACGCACTATAGCTTGCTCGGCTACAGCTTAGGCGGCCGCCTAGCCCTGCATCACGCCTTGTTAGCCCCAAAAGGTTTGCAACAGTTGATTATTGAGTCAGCACATACCGGGTTAAGCGATGACCAAGAGCGAAAGCAACGCTTAGACCACGATAAAAAGTGGGCTGAACGCTGGTTAACAGAACCCTTGGAGAAACTGTTAGACGATTGGTACCAACAAGGCATATTTGCCAATTTGTCCAGCGAGCAGCGCCAGCAACTAATAACCAAGCGTAGCCAGCAAGATCGACAAGGCATCGCAGCCACCCAAGTGGCATGTAGTGTCGGTTTACAGGCTGATCTCGCTCAACAACTGGGTCGACTGAAAATGCCACTAGATTTTATTGGCGGTAGCCTAGACAATAAGTACCAAGGCTTAGCTAAACAGCTATCGCAAAACACGCCTAGCCTGCGTTGGCACAGCATTAACAACGCCGGGCACAACTGCCACTTTGAACAACCGACACTGTTTCTTCAGCAACTGTCCCAGTGTCTTAAAAACCATAGAGAATAG